From a region of the Longimicrobiaceae bacterium genome:
- a CDS encoding class I SAM-dependent methyltransferase codes for MKEDRKRRLSQRPLPAELKLGSQFEPVERLITSSTSPWAVSADAAQVLARLVVAGNRRRILEFGAGVSSQVFAAALREIGGGSLTSVEEHPEWCEEAWAQVQAVPGVDSMLVASRVRLTIDRRGVYFGYSRRDEIIRRGPFDLVFVDAPYGAMGRDGALHACFEALAPGALIVLDDSARDREQGVLRRWLSIYPGLDVMANDPDVARGLSILSYASPGSGRPSFSLAAWTSGALDLLQSTGAIWRYRRRKLEWS; via the coding sequence ATGAAGGAAGATCGTAAACGACGTCTGTCACAACGTCCGCTCCCCGCCGAATTGAAGCTCGGCTCTCAGTTTGAACCGGTCGAGCGGCTGATCACTTCCTCTACCAGCCCGTGGGCGGTGTCCGCGGACGCCGCGCAGGTGCTGGCCCGCCTGGTGGTTGCCGGGAACCGCAGGAGGATTCTCGAATTCGGAGCGGGCGTTTCGTCCCAGGTGTTCGCGGCTGCACTCCGCGAAATCGGTGGAGGGTCGTTGACGTCGGTCGAAGAGCATCCGGAATGGTGTGAGGAGGCGTGGGCGCAGGTGCAGGCCGTCCCGGGGGTGGATTCGATGCTCGTCGCCTCCAGAGTTCGCCTCACTATCGACCGGAGAGGTGTTTACTTCGGCTACTCGCGGCGGGATGAGATCATCCGCAGAGGGCCATTCGACCTGGTGTTTGTCGATGCCCCTTATGGAGCCATGGGAAGGGATGGGGCGCTGCACGCTTGCTTCGAGGCCCTGGCTCCCGGTGCCCTGATCGTGCTCGATGATTCGGCTCGTGACCGCGAGCAGGGTGTCTTGCGCCGCTGGTTGTCGATCTATCCCGGACTGGACGTCATGGCGAACGATCCCGATGTCGCTCGCGGGCTTTCGATCCTTAGCTATGCGAGCCCTGGCAGCGGTAGGCCGTCATTTTCACTCGCCGCGTGGACGAGCGGCGCGCTGGACCTCCTTCAATCAACCGGGGCGATCTGGCGCTATCGGAGGCGAAAGCTGGAATGGAGTTGA
- a CDS encoding glycosyltransferase gives MELRSSLQELKVSTAQSWMSPSHEPGLVSVIIPTYNRSGLLLEALDSLARQTYRPIEVIVVDDGSSDDTPEAVERWIAGLVSGDGLRVRYHRQINKGAPSARNRGLIESRGEFIQFLDSDDLLSPRKIELGVAALVEDPEVDLVYGPTELVGADGAAYPGLETDDPQLVLEAVCVKSVWTIMGPLYRRGLCVEAGPWLEELSCWQDREYALRILAAAPELRFVPDAVSYYRLGHGPSIGDNWSRSLRDLRSIRRAVEAAARTIEAGCGLTPRMRESLARHLAHAGRLLGQLGEVEEARAALRSAEALARGSAYARTVSLLRLITRVAGFRLTNRGIALRARLRGRAAGVAA, from the coding sequence ATGGAGTTGAGAAGTAGTCTGCAGGAGCTGAAGGTGTCGACGGCGCAGAGCTGGATGTCCCCCTCGCACGAGCCGGGGCTCGTCTCGGTAATCATCCCTACGTACAACCGGTCTGGCCTGCTCCTGGAAGCGCTCGATTCCCTGGCTCGACAGACGTATCGCCCGATCGAAGTGATCGTTGTCGACGACGGATCGAGTGACGATACCCCCGAAGCCGTGGAGCGATGGATAGCGGGACTCGTATCGGGGGATGGCCTGCGCGTCCGTTATCATCGGCAGATCAACAAAGGCGCACCCTCTGCACGAAATCGTGGTCTGATCGAGTCCAGGGGGGAGTTCATTCAATTTCTCGACTCCGACGATCTGTTGTCGCCGCGAAAGATCGAGCTCGGCGTCGCGGCACTCGTAGAAGATCCTGAGGTAGACCTCGTCTATGGGCCGACGGAGCTGGTCGGCGCGGACGGAGCGGCTTACCCGGGACTCGAGACCGATGATCCGCAGCTTGTTCTGGAGGCGGTGTGTGTCAAGTCCGTCTGGACGATCATGGGTCCGCTGTATCGTCGGGGGCTGTGCGTGGAGGCCGGCCCCTGGCTGGAAGAGCTGAGCTGCTGGCAGGATAGGGAGTACGCCCTCCGCATACTGGCAGCCGCACCGGAGCTTCGTTTCGTTCCAGACGCAGTCTCGTACTACCGCCTAGGCCACGGCCCGAGCATCGGAGACAACTGGTCGCGCAGCCTGCGTGATCTGCGCAGTATCCGCCGGGCCGTGGAAGCCGCCGCACGCACCATCGAGGCCGGATGCGGCCTTACCCCGCGGATGCGCGAGAGCCTGGCCCGTCACCTGGCCCACGCAGGGCGGCTGCTGGGGCAGCTTGGAGAGGTGGAAGAGGCGAGGGCGGCGTTGCGAAGCGCCGAGGCGCTCGCGCGAGGAAGCGCCTACGCCCGCACCGTCTCCCTCCTGCGCCTGATCACGCGCGTGGCGGGATTCCGGCTCACCAACCGCGGCATCGCGCTTCGCGCCCGGCTGCGGGGGCGCGCTGCGGGTGTGGCGGCTTGA